The DNA region CGAATCGCTCGCCGCCAACCTGATCGGCGAGGGCATCAAGCCGCGTTCAGAGCACCCCGCCGAGAGCACCCGCCAGGGCTTGCACCGCGCCTTCCGCGGCTGGACCGACCGGGCTGACGCCGATGGCCTGACCGATTTCTACGGCCTCGAGGCGCACGGGGCGCGTGACCAGGTGGTGTTCGGCGAAGCGCTGTTCGTGTTCCTCGCCGACCCGCTGACCGGCGCGCCGCAGCTCCGCCGGCTGCACCCGGAGCAGCTCGACCGTTCCTGGACCCGCCGCCTCGACACGGGCGGCGCCGTCCATCAGGGCGTCGAGTTCGACGCCGTGGGCCGCATCGTCGCCTATCACATTCGCCGGGCCGCCCCCGGCGATGCGCTCGCGGGGATCGCGGTGGCACCCGACCGCGTCCCGGCGGGCGACGTCATCCATGTGTTCCGCCAGCTGGTGCCGGGGCAGGTCCGCGGCCTGTCGTGGTTCGCGCCGGTGCTGCTGCCGGCCAAGGAGCTGGACGCGCTGCTCGATGCGTTGCTGGTGCGCGCCAAGGTCGCCGCGCTCCACGCCGGCTTCATCACCGACCCCGAGGGCACCCCGCCCTATGACGGCGAGCAAAGCGGCTCGACCTTCGACGCCTCGCTTGAACCCGGCGCGCTGATCACCCTGCCGCCGGGCAAGAGCGTGGAATTCCCCGAGACGCCCGACCAGGGTGGCGCCTCGGCGCTCTTGACCGCGTCCTTGCGCATGATCGCCGCCGGCGCCGGCGCCACCTATGAGCACGCCACCGGCGATTACAGCCAGACCAACTATTCCAGCTCGCGCGGCGCGCTGCTGGAGTTCCGCCGGTTCTGCCGCTCCGTCCAGCACCACACCTTGGTGCACCAGTTCTGCCGGCCGGTGTGGGACCGCTTCATCCGCTGGCAGGTGCTCGCCGGCACCATTCCGGCGCTGGCCTATCAGCGCGACGTCGTCGCCTTCCACGCCGTGAAGTGGCTGCCGCCGGCCTGGGATTGGGTCGACCCCATGAAGGATGCTCAGGCCGCAGAGATCGAGCTGCGCAACCATCTGCGCTCGCGCTCCGAGATCATCGCCGAGCGCGGCTATGACGCCGAGGACGTCGACCGCGAGATCGCCGCCGATCAGGCCCGGCTCGACCGCCTCGGCATCGCCCCGGCGCCGGCCGCGCCGAGCACCACCCCGACCGATCAATCCGAGGTCTCCCTATGAGCTACCTTCGCCTCGAATACCTCGCCGTCGAGAAGGTCGAAGCCCGCCGCGATCCCACTGGCGGTGTCGCGGCCGGTCAGGTGCTGGCGAGCGAGCTGCTGACGGTTTCGGCGACGCCGCTTGCGGGCGCCGCGCGTGGCACCGTGCCGGCCGATTGCTCGCTGGTGCGCGCGTCGGTGTTCGGCGAGGGCGCCTATGGCGTGGCCGTGAAGGTCGCGACCGATGCCACGCTGGCCAACCAGGCCGCCGCCAAGACCGACCCGTGCCTGTGGCTCACCTCGGGCCACGACTGGATTTTCCCGGCCTCACCCGGCGATCGCATCACCGCCGTTGACGCCAGCGTGTCCTAGCCCGGAGGCCAGCCCATGAACGCCCCCGCTTTCGTCCGCGCCGCCTTCACCCCGTCGTCGGTCGACGACGACGCCCGCACCGCCGAGCTGATCGCCGCCACCGGCGCCGGTGTCGACCGCGCCGACTTCGACGGCCCGTTCCGCGAGGTGCTGGAGATCAGCGAACGCGCCGTTGACCTGTCGCACATCGAGGGCATGCCGCTGCTCGACAACCACAACCGCCGAACCGTCGACGACATCAAGGGCGCGGTGCGCGGCGGCCGAATTGAAGCAGGCCAGCTCATCCTCAAGGTCGAGTTCTCGCCCCGCGCCGAGGACGTCTTCCAGGACGTCAAGCGCGGCATCATCCGCAACGTCAGCGTCGGTTACGCGCCCGAGACGTGGCGTGACAGTACGGACCAGAAGGGTGCTCGGGTCCGCACCATCACGCGCTGGGCGCTCCATGAGGTGTCCCTGGTGCCGGTTGGCGCCGATCCCAACGCGAAGGTTCGCAACATGCCCGAAACGACCCCCACGACTGACGCGCCCCCGCCGAACACCACCACGCCCGCAGCCGTCACCACTCGCGCGGCCGCCAACCAGGAAATCCGTGCGCTGGCCACCACCTTCGACCTCGGCAGCGACTGGGCCAACGATCTGATCGACCGCGGCGCCAGCGAGGGCGAGGCCCGCGCCGCTGCGCTGGAGGCGATGCGCACCCGCCAGAGCCGGCCGGCGCCGGCGGCGCGCGTCACGGTCGGCTTCTCCAATGACGACCCGGCGCAGCTCGTGACCCGCATGGGCGAGGCGCTGTACGCCACCCGCGCCAATCCGCGCCATCAGCTCAGCGAGCCGGCCCGGCCCTACGCCAACCTCACCACGTTGGACATGGCCCGCGAGTGCCTGCGGGCGCGCGGCTTCTCGACCACCGGCCTCAACCCGGTCGACACCATCACCCGCGCCCTGCACACCACCTCCGACTTCCCGGCGATCTTCGGCGACACTGCCAACCGGGTGCTGCGGGCCGCGTATCAGGCGGCGCCAGCGGTGCTGAAGCGCGCGGCCCGCCAGACCTCGCATCGTGACTTCCGCGCCAAGACCCGCATTCAGGTGTCGGAGGCGCCGTCGCTGGAAAAGGTCCATGAGGCCGGCGAGTTCAAATACGGAACCTTCGCCGAGGCCAAGGAGAGCTACAAGGTCGACACCTTCGGCAAGATTTTCGGCATCTCGCGCCAGGCGCTCGTGAATGACGACCTCGGGGCGTTCACCGATGTTGGCGGCAAGTTCGGGCTCGCCGCTGCCGAGTTCGAGGGGCAGTTCCTGGTGAGCCTCCTGGTGCAGGGTTCCGGCCTCGGGCCGACGATGGACGACGCCAAGCGCCTGTTCCACACCGACCACGGCAACCTTGCGTCGTCTGGAGCTGCACTCAGCGAAACCACGCTGGACGCCGCGCGACTGGCGATGCGCCGGCAGAAGGGCCTCACCGGATCGCCCGTCAACGTCGCGCCGCGGTTCCTGCTGGTGCCGCCCGAGCTGGAGACCGACGCAGAGAAACTGCTGGCGCAGTTGCAGCCCATCAAGACCGAGGACGTGAACCCGTTCGGCGGCAAGCTTGAGCTGTTGGTCGAAGCCCGCCTGACCGACGCTTATCGCTGGTACGTCGTCGGCGATCCAGCCGTCATCGAGGGCTTGGAATACGCCTACCTGCAAGGCTCCGAAGGCCCGCAGACCGAGACGCGCGCCGGCTTCGAGGTCGATGGCATGGAGTTCAAGGTGCGCCTCGACTTCGGCGCCGCCTTCCTCGACCACCGCGGCTGGTACACCAACGCCGGCCACTGATCGGGGATCACCGTGGCAACGCTCGCCGAGCTGCAAGCCCGCCTCGACGCCCTGCGCGCCCTGCGCGCGCGGGGCATCCGCCGGGTGTCCTATCAGGGCCAGGAAGTCGAATTCCGCTCCGACGCCGAAATGGCGTCGGCGATCGCCGATCTTGAACGGCAGGTCGCCGCGCTCAGCGGGCGCCGCGTCTCAACCGTCTACATCAACGCTTCGAAGGGCGTGTGATGCCCCGCCAGACCTCGCTTCCGCCGAACCTCCCGCCGCGCGGTATCGCCCGCGAGGTTGCGGCGCAGTATGTCGGCGTCTCGACAGCGAAATTTGATGACATGGTGCGGGACGGTCGCATGCCCGCCCCGAAGCTGATCGATGGCCGGCTGGTGTGGGATGTCCGCGCGCTCGACCTCGCCTTCGATCGCTTGCCGAGCCGGGGGCCGGATCGGCCCGACCGCTCATCCCGCGAAATCGTGTTGTGACCATGGGCACCGTCCGGCTCCGCTTCGTCACGGTGGACGTCGATCGGCACGGCAACGTCCGCTACTATTTCCGCCGGCCGGGGCAGCCGAAGGTGCGCCTCCGCGGCGTTCCGGGCTCGGCCGAATTCATGGCCGGCTATGCGGACGCGCTCGCCGGCGTGGCTCCGACAACTCCGCCGCCGCGACGAACCCGGAAGCCGCAGGCCGGAACCCTTCGCTGGCTCGCCGCTGAGTATTTCGCGTCGGCCCCGTTCAAGGAGCTTGGCCCGCGCACCCGGCGTGTCCGCCGCGCCATCATCGAGAAGGTCTGCGAAAGCGCCGGTGATGAACCGTTCGCCGACATCACCGGGCCGGTGATCCGTAAGGGCATGGACCGCAGGGCAGACACGCCGGAGGCCGCGAACTCGTTCCTGAAGGCGCTTCGGCATCTGTTCGCCTGGGCGGTTGATGCAGGGCACCTCGCCGCCAACCCGGCCCGAGACGTGAAGAAGCTGCGCGGCAATCCCGAGGGCTGGCACACCTGGACTGTTGAAGAGGTTCGCCAGTTCGAAGCGCGCCATCCGATCGGCTCGCAGGCCCGCCTTGCCTTGGCGCTGCTGGCCTACACGGGCGTTCGTCGCTCGGATGTGGTGAAGCTCGGCCGCCAGCACGTCCGGGAAGGCCGGCTGCGTTTCACGGTCACGAAGAACCAGGAGCGCAGCCCGGTGGTGGTCGACATCCCGCTGCTGCCCGAGTTGCAGGCGGTCATCGATGCCAGCCCGGCCGGAAACCTCACGTTCCTGGTGACGATCCACGACAAGCCGTTCACCGGCGATGGGTTTGGAAACAAGTTCCGCCGCTGGTGCCGGCAGGCGGGCCTGCCGCATTGCTCGCCCCACGGTGTGCGCAAGGCGGCGGCGACGATCGCCGCTGAGAACGGCGCCACCGAAGCCCAGCTCGACGCAATCTTCGGGTGGACCGGCCGCAAGATGGCCGCGCACTACACCGCCAAGGCCAACCGCTCGAAGCTGGCGACATCCGCCATGCCGATGCTGG from Blastochloris tepida includes:
- a CDS encoding prohead protease/major capsid protein fusion protein: MNAPAFVRAAFTPSSVDDDARTAELIAATGAGVDRADFDGPFREVLEISERAVDLSHIEGMPLLDNHNRRTVDDIKGAVRGGRIEAGQLILKVEFSPRAEDVFQDVKRGIIRNVSVGYAPETWRDSTDQKGARVRTITRWALHEVSLVPVGADPNAKVRNMPETTPTTDAPPPNTTTPAAVTTRAAANQEIRALATTFDLGSDWANDLIDRGASEGEARAAALEAMRTRQSRPAPAARVTVGFSNDDPAQLVTRMGEALYATRANPRHQLSEPARPYANLTTLDMARECLRARGFSTTGLNPVDTITRALHTTSDFPAIFGDTANRVLRAAYQAAPAVLKRAARQTSHRDFRAKTRIQVSEAPSLEKVHEAGEFKYGTFAEAKESYKVDTFGKIFGISRQALVNDDLGAFTDVGGKFGLAAAEFEGQFLVSLLVQGSGLGPTMDDAKRLFHTDHGNLASSGAALSETTLDAARLAMRRQKGLTGSPVNVAPRFLLVPPELETDAEKLLAQLQPIKTEDVNPFGGKLELLVEARLTDAYRWYVVGDPAVIEGLEYAYLQGSEGPQTETRAGFEVDGMEFKVRLDFGAAFLDHRGWYTNAGH
- a CDS encoding tyrosine-type recombinase/integrase, whose protein sequence is MGTVRLRFVTVDVDRHGNVRYYFRRPGQPKVRLRGVPGSAEFMAGYADALAGVAPTTPPPRRTRKPQAGTLRWLAAEYFASAPFKELGPRTRRVRRAIIEKVCESAGDEPFADITGPVIRKGMDRRADTPEAANSFLKALRHLFAWAVDAGHLAANPARDVKKLRGNPEGWHTWTVEEVRQFEARHPIGSQARLALALLAYTGVRRSDVVKLGRQHVREGRLRFTVTKNQERSPVVVDIPLLPELQAVIDASPAGNLTFLVTIHDKPFTGDGFGNKFRRWCRQAGLPHCSPHGVRKAAATIAAENGATEAQLDAIFGWTGRKMAAHYTAKANRSKLATSAMPMLVPAQSGNGTVPLSPPDADSETKKRGKTRKNNGRR
- a CDS encoding phage head-tail joining protein; the protein is MATLAELQARLDALRALRARGIRRVSYQGQEVEFRSDAEMASAIADLERQVAALSGRRVSTVYINASKGV
- a CDS encoding phage portal protein yields the protein MPPARDILKVHSRSLDAGGGGRRWSDDRRITSAGVLHQSAATVGARALAYALNNANGARIVESLAANLIGEGIKPRSEHPAESTRQGLHRAFRGWTDRADADGLTDFYGLEAHGARDQVVFGEALFVFLADPLTGAPQLRRLHPEQLDRSWTRRLDTGGAVHQGVEFDAVGRIVAYHIRRAAPGDALAGIAVAPDRVPAGDVIHVFRQLVPGQVRGLSWFAPVLLPAKELDALLDALLVRAKVAALHAGFITDPEGTPPYDGEQSGSTFDASLEPGALITLPPGKSVEFPETPDQGGASALLTASLRMIAAGAGATYEHATGDYSQTNYSSSRGALLEFRRFCRSVQHHTLVHQFCRPVWDRFIRWQVLAGTIPALAYQRDVVAFHAVKWLPPAWDWVDPMKDAQAAEIELRNHLRSRSEIIAERGYDAEDVDREIAADQARLDRLGIAPAPAAPSTTPTDQSEVSL